Proteins found in one Corynebacterium freneyi genomic segment:
- a CDS encoding alkaline phosphatase D family protein, with amino-acid sequence MTSAHGSSPASPTPSRRTILKAGATTAAFVGTSTLAGRFTASAQEAAGDAAGGGHNVFQHGVASGDPLPTSVLLWTRATSHPGDVPGAEAGTAVKLRCEVATDDSFGTIVLSGEAVAEPAQDNTVKLDATGLRPDTWYSYRFTVAEGDYAGQVSPVGRTRTAPDANATPDKLGIALTSCANWEAGYFSAYRDMADNPDVDIIMCVGDYIYEYERGGYTGKTGAIRDHEPPHEIVSLSDYRRRYGHYRTDKDLQAAHGAKPWVVTWDDHEVANDTYKDGAENHSPETEGDYIARRDAAIQAYLEWLPVRATTFSEGGHLYRAFTYGTLADITMLDLRTYRDKAPEFIKIGETDDPNRTMLGSEQMNFLLNRWTSSAATWNLVGNSVMFTQVLIPPLDPQTSGAITELLGLPQDGVPYNSDQWDGYAHERRKLIGEMSGRNLDNVVFLTGDIHSSWACNVPVTPGRYPADGIAAAEIVCTSVSASNIDDIVKLPQRNAISQTAEQALMAANPYVEWIEFDHHGWVNVQVRPDEILAEYRFVEDKTIPDQPLYTPAVYRVKRGEGVSPA; translated from the coding sequence ATGACTTCCGCCCACGGCTCCTCACCCGCGTCGCCGACCCCGTCCCGCCGCACCATCCTCAAGGCCGGTGCCACCACCGCCGCGTTCGTCGGCACCTCGACCCTTGCGGGCCGATTCACCGCCTCAGCGCAGGAGGCAGCCGGGGACGCCGCCGGCGGCGGCCACAACGTCTTCCAGCATGGCGTCGCCTCCGGTGACCCGCTGCCCACCTCCGTCCTCCTGTGGACCCGCGCCACCTCCCACCCCGGCGACGTTCCGGGCGCGGAGGCCGGCACCGCCGTGAAGCTGCGCTGCGAGGTCGCCACCGACGATTCCTTCGGCACCATCGTCCTGTCCGGCGAGGCCGTCGCCGAGCCCGCCCAGGACAACACCGTCAAGCTCGACGCCACCGGCCTGCGGCCCGACACCTGGTACAGCTACCGATTCACCGTCGCGGAGGGCGACTACGCCGGCCAGGTCTCCCCGGTCGGTCGCACCCGCACCGCCCCCGACGCCAACGCAACGCCCGACAAGCTCGGCATCGCCCTGACCTCCTGCGCGAACTGGGAGGCGGGCTACTTCTCCGCGTACCGCGACATGGCGGACAACCCCGACGTCGACATCATCATGTGCGTCGGCGATTACATCTACGAGTACGAGCGCGGCGGCTACACCGGCAAGACCGGCGCCATCCGCGACCACGAGCCGCCGCACGAGATCGTCTCCCTGTCGGACTACCGCCGCCGCTACGGCCACTACCGCACCGACAAGGACCTGCAGGCCGCCCACGGCGCCAAGCCGTGGGTGGTCACCTGGGACGACCACGAGGTCGCCAACGACACCTACAAGGACGGCGCCGAGAACCACTCCCCCGAGACCGAGGGCGACTACATCGCCCGCCGCGACGCCGCCATCCAGGCCTACCTGGAGTGGCTGCCGGTGCGCGCCACCACGTTCTCCGAGGGCGGCCACCTGTACCGCGCATTCACCTACGGCACCCTGGCCGACATCACCATGCTCGACCTGCGCACCTACCGCGACAAGGCGCCCGAGTTCATCAAGATCGGCGAGACCGACGACCCGAACCGCACCATGCTCGGCTCCGAGCAGATGAACTTCCTGCTCAACCGGTGGACGAGCTCGGCCGCGACCTGGAACCTGGTGGGCAACTCCGTCATGTTCACCCAGGTGCTCATCCCGCCGCTGGACCCGCAGACCTCCGGCGCCATCACCGAGCTGCTCGGCCTGCCGCAGGACGGCGTCCCGTACAACTCCGACCAGTGGGACGGCTACGCCCACGAGCGACGCAAGCTCATCGGCGAGATGTCCGGGCGAAATCTGGACAACGTCGTGTTCCTCACCGGCGACATCCACTCGTCGTGGGCGTGCAACGTGCCCGTCACCCCGGGCCGCTACCCGGCCGACGGCATCGCCGCCGCCGAGATCGTGTGCACCTCCGTCAGTGCGTCGAACATCGACGACATCGTGAAGCTGCCGCAGCGCAACGCCATCTCCCAGACCGCCGAGCAGGCGCTGATGGCCGCCAACCCCTACGTCGAGTGGATCGAGTTCGACCACCACGGCTGGGTCAACGTGCAGGTCCGGCCCGACGAGATCCTCGCCGAGTACCGCTTCGTCGAAGACAAGACCATCCCCGACCAGCCGCTGTACACGCCGGCGGTCTACCGCGTGAAGCGCGGCGAGGGCGTCTCCCCGGCGTAA